The genomic interval ATCGTGTCTCCGGTGCTTTCTGCTAAGCGCTCCATCATCCTTATAGCTGCTTCAGTTTGGATCCAGCCCGGTGATACAGTTAATACCCTTATACCTTTTGGGGCAACTTCTTTGGACAGTCCTTTGCTATAGTTGATCAGGCCAGCTTTAGCAGCCGCATAAGGTAAAGTAGAATCATGTAATGGCAACCTGCCCTGTATAGAGGCGATGTGTATGATTACTCCAGAACCCTTTGCTAACATGGAAGGAAGTAAACCTCTGTCGAGCCTTACAGGAGCCATAAGATTGGTTTGAAGTGTTTCTGACCAATGCTGGTCTGATAGTGCGGCAAATCCTCCGCCAGGGGTTTCTGAGCCACCCAGATTGTTAATCAGGATATCTATTCCACCATATTCCGCCAAAATGGCTTCAGTTACTTTTTCAGTGCCTTCAGGTTTGCTTAAATCTGCGGAGATAAAGTGAAAATCAGAATTAATATCCTCCGGTTTATTTCTTGCAGTAATGATTACTTTCGCCCCGGCAAGAGCCAGTCTTTCCGCAATTGCTTTTCCTGTTCCTTTTGTACCGCCTGTTACCAGTGCTATCTGACCAGTTAATTCGTTGTGCATATCCATAATTAATATTTGTTGATGGGCTCAAATGTCGGGAGTATGATCAGTTGGTACAATTACGGATAAACGAATCGGATAGGGTTGAATTTATCCGTATTGACAGGTTTTGGACAATACGTTATCTTTAGCACATGTATCAGAAAAAGATTGTGCAGAACTATGATTGCGGACTTGATTTAGTAGGGGAGATTTTATATGGGAAGTGGAAAATAAGATTACTTTATTTTATCAATGATGGACATATCCGGCCCAGTCAGCTGCAAAGAAAAATTCCTGGAGCCTCACGCCGGGTTTTAAATGTTCAGTTAAACGAGCTGGAAAAACACGAACTTATTTCGAAAGTTATTTTTCCAGTGCTTCCACCAAAAGTAGAGTACAGTTTGACTGTATTTGGAAAGACCCTGATTCCATTAATTCATTCCATAGGGTTATGGGGCGATGAACATGAAGAGAAATTAAGAGGAATACTTACAAAAAAATAGTTGATGTGAAGTTTAAATCAATTTGATTGGATTGAACTCCAGGAAGTTGTATCAGCTGGAAAAAAATTCCGTACGCATGTAAGTAAAAAAATAAGGAAGCTACGGGCAGAAAGAGAGATTTAGGTGATATTGCCTCATTGAAAAAAATGGAATCCAGTTCGCCTCAATACAAATCTTTATAAATATTCTTCTGCATCCGATCTCTGAAATTGTTTATAAATCAATGAAAATCAGGTTTCAGACGGCATTATACCTGCAACCAATTTGTTATATTTGATTAATTAAATCCAATGAAAGAAGCAACTATTCAGACCCTCCATCCTGATCCGGATAAAACCAACAAGAAAATTTCTTTAGAGAAATACGAACTCATCAAAAAAGAAATCCTGGCTATTTTGTCGGATGGGCAACCTACGCATACAGAATTGATGGAAATGTTATACCAAAACGTGAAAGATACTTTTAATGGCGGTGTACAGTGGTATGGTGAGACGGTTAAACTTGACCTGGAGGCAAGAGGTGTGATAGACAGGATCAAGACTAAACCGGAAAAATATCGTTTGGTTCCATAATGATAGCTATTTTAAAAGAATCAACCCTTTTGCGTATTCTTTTCTTCGATCCACAACGACATATATTTAGTGCTATTTGCAGTATGGTGCTGTAAAATCTGTCCGAAGAAATTACGCTTGCGATGAGCTGTTAAATTCAATGATAAAGTTTGGAGGGATTCCATAAAAGCCTGGCCAAACATTAATTTTCCATAACGTTCATTAATGATTTTTACTCCATTTTGTTGTGCCCGGAACCACCAGACTTTGTCCTGATATAACTGAACAGCCCGGTTGATAAAAAGAAAAGGATCGTCTGCGATCACTCCATTCCATTCCAGGTTTCCTTTCATCGCTTCAGCACCTATAGAGGTCGTTACTGCGGGCGTTCCCACCTGCATGGCATCAATAAACTTTCCTTTAACACCCGCACCAAACTGGATAGGGGCCAGTAATATTTTATGTTTTGCAATGGCTTTCCTGGCATCTTTTGCACGCCCGTGAACATAGAATTTTTCTTTCTCGTTGTGCAATTGCATAACTTTCTGAGACGTGTAAGCACCGTAGATATGAAGTTTAGCTTGTGGCAGCTTTTTCCTGAGCTCAGGCCAGACCTTGGTCTTTAAGATTTGCACGGTATTCCAGTTGGGTTCATGCAAAAAGTTGCCAATAAACATAAATCCTTCTCTTTCGTCAAATGGTTTCCATTCCTGGATATCTTTTTCGGTTAGTTCTTCTTCTAAAAATGGCAGATAATAAAGTAAAGACGGATCTATCCGGAACTGTTCTTGCAGAATTTCTATCTCCAGTTCCGAAATCATTAAAGACAAATCACAGCGTAATATTGCGGCAATCTCTCTTTTAGCCAGCTCAGTAAACAGTTCCAGCGGACTGTGTGTTTTCATGGCCTGCTGACGGGCGTGACGTAAACAATGCAGATCTTCTGTATCAAGTATGCTGATGGCATCCGGACATTCCTGCCGTACTCTCCATCCGTATTGTTCTTCTACCATAAAGCGGTCAAAAAGTACAACATCAGGGCTGGTTTCCTTTAGAAAAGTATTAAAGCTGCTATCATTTAATTTGATCTCCCGCTCGGTTACGCCGATAGCTGGTAAATCAAAGCTAAATTCACTTTTTGAAGCGCCAGAAGCAAATATGGCTTCATAGCCCTGAGAAAGAAATAGATTGATTAACTGAATTATTCTTGTACCTGCTGCTGATGAAGCAGGTTCAGGCCATACCAATCCAATAATCAATACACTCTTTTTAGACATTCCTTTAAAATTTATGCAAAAATAGAGGTTTTTAATGCAGATTCTCTAAACAGCCCACTAAACAATATGATTATTCGTAATTTTGTGAACGAAGAATTTTATTAATAACCTCATGCTTGGATTAAAATTGTTAACAGACCCGCGTTGGGCAAATATTGCTGAATCAAATTTAGAAGAGATATTGACTGATCATGCGTGGTGTGAGCAGAAAGCAGCAACAAATGCCATTACGCTGATTGCTAATAATTCTGAGCATATGGATTTGGTGGAAGAATTAACGGCTATTGCTATCGAAGAAATGCAGCATTTCCAGATGGTGGTAGAGCTTATCAAGCAGCGCGGTTATACTTTAGGCCGCGAACGTAAAGATGATTATGTGGGCCGTTTAGTGAAATTCAGCCGCAGAGACGGAAGCCGGAACAATGCTTTTATTGATAGGTTGTTATTTGCCGCAATGATTGAAGCGAGAAGCTGTGAACGTTTCCGGGTATTGTCTTTGAATATTAAAGACCAGGAGCTGGCGAAATTTTACCATGATTTAATGATTTCTGAAGCTGGTCATTATACGACATTTTTAAACTTTGCCCGTAAATATACGATCGATGTGGATGTGGATAAACGATGGAAAGAGTGGCTGGAATTTGAAGGCGAACTGATCCGGAGTTTTGGGAACAAAGAGGCTATTCACGGGTAGCCTCTTTGTTCAGCTTATAGTCCATCAGGAGCTCAGGGTGTATCATGAATCCATTATACGGCTTTTAAAATTTATGCTTTTGGTTTCGCACCACCCTGCGCATTCATCGCTTTTAATTTGCTCAGCTGACCTGGTGTAAGAATTGTTTTATACTGCTGCTGACGGTACTGGGAAATCTCTTTAGACCCACCTTTTTTCTGATCCTTACCTTTTAACGCATCTTTCCTGGTAATACATTCTGTATTGACCACTAAGATTTTCGCATACTGATCTGCATTCAAACCCAGCTTCGTTTGTAATTCTTTAGTATATGGAATTGCACGCTGTGCTGCGGGAATTGTTGAATTTACTTTTTGGGCTTTAATTGCTGCCTGTGGTTTAACAACAGCCTGTGATTTCGCAGCTGCAACTGGTGTAGCCTGATTAGCCATTTGTGCAGAAGCAGTCAATCCTGTGGCAGCAAAGGCAAATGCTAAAAGTAACTTTTTCATAGTTTTTGTTTTTTTATAGGATAATAATAATTATTAACGAGTAATTTAAGCCGATCAATATGTGCTGTAAATAATTAATTTAAACGGCAAAATATCAAACCTGTTAAAAACCTAACCACTCTAAAACATGAAGAAAATAATCTTATCCCTGCTTTTAATTACGTCCTGCGTGTTTGCAAAAGCTCAGGAAACAACTGGTGCTGCCTCTAAAGAAGAAACTGAAGTTGCAGCAGTTGTAGAAAAATTAAGAGCAGCTATGATCAGCGGTAACAAAGCCGACCTGGAAAGTGTAGTGTCAGCTGATTTAACCTACGGACACTCTGGTGGAAAAATTCAGAACAGAACAGCCTTTGTAGATGATATTACTTCGAAAAGATCGGATTTTAAAACGATTGAATTAACCAAACAATCGATTACTATTCAGAACAATGTAGCCATTGTACGTCATGTTTTAATTGCGGATACGAATGATGGAGGTAAACCTGCACACATTAACCTGGGAATAGTTTTAGTGCTGAAGAAAGAGAAAAAAGACTGGAAAATTATCGCAAGACGCGCATTCCATATAGACTAACTTTAGCACGTTAAATTAACTATTGCGAACCCATAAGCTTGTATCCAATATCTTCTTTTCGAAGTCATGAACCGGATACTTGCTTTCTATTAAATTCAGCAGCATATCAGTTGCCAGCTGTCCCATTTCAAAAGCAGGCTGACGCACCGAAGTCAGTGTTGGACACATCAGGTCAAGGACATCAGCATTACAAAATCCGGTAATGACCATTTCTTTGGGAACTTTAATTTTCAACTCCTTGAATACGGCCAGTGCTCCAATACTCAGCCGGTCACTGGCCACAAAAATACCATCAGGCTTTTCCTTCAGGTTCATCAATTCTCTGATCGCCGTATCTGTTTCTTCCTGAAACATCCCTCCATGTTCACAATATTTGATATAAGCCTCATTAAAGGGCAGGTTATATTTCGCTAAAGCCTGTTTATATCCGTTTAAGCGCTCTACACTAATGGATAGATGAGCTGAACTTGTTAAATGAGCAATGCGTTTGCAACCCTGATTAATCAGATATTCCGTCGCTTCAAATGAACCTTTCTCATTGTTTGCAATGATCTGATGTGTGTTGATCTGATCAGTTACCCGGTCAAAAAATACCATAGGCAAACCCCGCTCATGTAAATGCTGAAGATAAGAAGTGTCAGTAGTTTCGGCAGATAACGAAACCAGTAAACCATCAACCGATCTGGAAGCTAAATGCTGGATGTTCACCTTTTCACGCGCATAGAACTCATGTGTCTGCGTAATGATCACATGATAACCACGGTCATAAGCAATAGATTCGATTCCATTGACTACCTGGGCGAAATACTGATTCGCTACTTCACTTAAAGAAACCCCGATAGATTTACTTCTGCGCTCTTTTAAACTTAAGGCAATAGGGTTTGGGCGGTAATTGATTTTTTGCGCATAGTCCAGCACCAGCTTTTTTGTCTCTGGACTGATTTCATGCGTATCACGCAGTGCTCTGGAAACAGTGGAGGTAGAAAGGCCTAATGCCTTGGCAATATCTTTTAAAGTAAAGGGCTCAAACATGATTCCGTCTCACAGCTGGTAAATCATACAAGTCTACAAATAATTTCTGGTTGTGCCGGGAACGATTGCACAATAATTTATGGCTTTTTGTTTCATTCTGCGCGTAAATCTATGTAGACTTGTTAGTTGTTGCACACCAAATATAAACCAGATATTTATGAATAAATTCCATTTGATAGTTTCCAGTGTCCTCGTTTTTACCGCTTTAAATGGTCATGCACAAAATAAGAAAACTGTAATGCTTGATTCTTATTTTAACAACGAAACTAAAAAAGACACAGATGGGAAACTCATTTCCTGGCATTATAAATGGGACGAGCAAACCAATAGCGGTTTCTCTCTGTGGGGAGCCGAATTCAACAAAGCCGGATTTAAAACTTCAACACTCTATGCAGCACCGACTGCACAAAATCTAAAAGGTTCTTCTGTTTATATTATTGTAGATCCGGATACGGAAAAAGAAAGCAGTGATCCGAAATTTGTTCTGGCAGCGGATGTTAAAGCAATTGCTGAGTGGGTTAAAAAAGGAGGTGTACTGGTATTGATGGGCAATGATGCAGGCAATGCTGAATTAGACCATTTCAATACGCTGGCCAAAGTATTCGGCGTTCAGTTTAATCCGGATAGCCGGGGAAGAGTGACTGGTAACCAGTTTGATATGGGAAAGATCATGGTGCCTGCGGGAGATCCGGTCTTCAAAACAGCGAAACAGTTGTATATCAAAGAATTCAGTAGTTTAGCAATCACTACTCCTGCAAAATCTATACTGAAAGATAAAGATGGCTATGACGTGATTGCCTTATCAAAATATGGTAAAGGATCAGTTATTATCATTGGCGATCCATGGTTATATAATGAATATACAGACGGAAAAAAGCTTCCTGCTGCCTATGATAACCTGAAAGCTGGTACTGATTTGATTCACTGGATTTCAAGCTTGATTCCAGCAGGGAAAAAATAAAATAAATGGGCTTTGAAAGCCGTTACCCTATTAAAATATGGCAATGAAGGATATGAAAGTATTACATGCGGTGCATCCGGATGATTTTAAAACATACGATACAGAGAAAATCAGATCAAGATTTTTACTGACTGAACTGAAAGAAGAGAATAAGGCCAATTTCGCTTATACACATTATGACAGAATGATTGTGGGCCTGGTCTATCCGGTTGCCGAAACAGTTGTTTTAGAAAACTATTCAAATCTGCGTGCTGATTATTTTCTGGAAAGAAGAGAAATCGGGATCATCAATGTTGGTGGTCCTGGTTCAGTTGAAGCGGATGGAAAAATAGTTGAAGTCAATAAGCTGGATGCTTTATACCTTGGAAAAGGCGTAAAGGAAGTGAAATTCAAAAGTGCAGCTGCTGCAAATCCAGCAGTATTTTATTGCCTTTCTACTCCGGCACATCAGGCGTATCCTGTCACATTATTAGTTCATGCAGATGCGATTTCTACAGAATTGGGTAGCTTAAACACTGCAAATGAGCGCAGGATCATTAAGTATATTCACAGAGATGGAATTCAAAGCAGTCAATTGGTGATGGGCTTAACTATTCTGGCCAATGGAAGTGTGTGGAATACGATGCCGGCACATACGCATGACAGAAGGATGGAAGCTTATTTCTATTTTGATGTGGCTGAAGACCAGCGTGTTTTCCATTTAATGGGGCAGCCGCAGGAAACCCGCCATGTATTAATGGGCAACCATGATGCTATTGTTTCCCCGCCATGGAGTATCCATTCGGGAAGTGGTACACAAAATTATAGTTTTATCTGGGGCATGGGAGGTGAAAACCTTGATTATGCAGATATGGACCCGGTAGCAATTCAAGATATACGTTAATGGAAAATACATTCTCTTTAAAAGGCAAGGTTATCATTGTAACCGGAGGCACCGGGATTTTAGGCGGTGCATTTGTTGATGCAGTAGTTGAAGCAGGTGCTTCGGTAGGTATTTTAGGCAGGAATGCTAATGTTGCTAACGAACGTGCAGACG from Pedobacter sp. WC2423 carries:
- a CDS encoding SDR family oxidoreductase, whose protein sequence is MHNELTGQIALVTGGTKGTGKAIAERLALAGAKVIITARNKPEDINSDFHFISADLSKPEGTEKVTEAILAEYGGIDILINNLGGSETPGGGFAALSDQHWSETLQTNLMAPVRLDRGLLPSMLAKGSGVIIHIASIQGRLPLHDSTLPYAAAKAGLINYSKGLSKEVAPKGIRVLTVSPGWIQTEAAIRMMERLAESTGDTIDNATQQVMNSLGGIPMGRPATPEEVAELVGFLVSPRANYLSGTEYVIDGGTIPTI
- a CDS encoding winged helix-turn-helix transcriptional regulator; the protein is MYQKKIVQNYDCGLDLVGEILYGKWKIRLLYFINDGHIRPSQLQRKIPGASRRVLNVQLNELEKHELISKVIFPVLPPKVEYSLTVFGKTLIPLIHSIGLWGDEHEEKLRGILTKK
- a CDS encoding glycosyltransferase gives rise to the protein MSKKSVLIIGLVWPEPASSAAGTRIIQLINLFLSQGYEAIFASGASKSEFSFDLPAIGVTEREIKLNDSSFNTFLKETSPDVVLFDRFMVEEQYGWRVRQECPDAISILDTEDLHCLRHARQQAMKTHSPLELFTELAKREIAAILRCDLSLMISELEIEILQEQFRIDPSLLYYLPFLEEELTEKDIQEWKPFDEREGFMFIGNFLHEPNWNTVQILKTKVWPELRKKLPQAKLHIYGAYTSQKVMQLHNEKEKFYVHGRAKDARKAIAKHKILLAPIQFGAGVKGKFIDAMQVGTPAVTTSIGAEAMKGNLEWNGVIADDPFLFINRAVQLYQDKVWWFRAQQNGVKIINERYGKLMFGQAFMESLQTLSLNLTAHRKRNFFGQILQHHTANSTKYMSLWIEEKNTQKG
- a CDS encoding tRNA-(ms[2]io[6]A)-hydroxylase, translated to MLGLKLLTDPRWANIAESNLEEILTDHAWCEQKAATNAITLIANNSEHMDLVEELTAIAIEEMQHFQMVVELIKQRGYTLGRERKDDYVGRLVKFSRRDGSRNNAFIDRLLFAAMIEARSCERFRVLSLNIKDQELAKFYHDLMISEAGHYTTFLNFARKYTIDVDVDKRWKEWLEFEGELIRSFGNKEAIHG
- a CDS encoding nuclear transport factor 2 family protein, which gives rise to MKKIILSLLLITSCVFAKAQETTGAASKEETEVAAVVEKLRAAMISGNKADLESVVSADLTYGHSGGKIQNRTAFVDDITSKRSDFKTIELTKQSITIQNNVAIVRHVLIADTNDGGKPAHINLGIVLVLKKEKKDWKIIARRAFHID
- a CDS encoding LacI family DNA-binding transcriptional regulator, whose translation is MFEPFTLKDIAKALGLSTSTVSRALRDTHEISPETKKLVLDYAQKINYRPNPIALSLKERRSKSIGVSLSEVANQYFAQVVNGIESIAYDRGYHVIITQTHEFYAREKVNIQHLASRSVDGLLVSLSAETTDTSYLQHLHERGLPMVFFDRVTDQINTHQIIANNEKGSFEATEYLINQGCKRIAHLTSSAHLSISVERLNGYKQALAKYNLPFNEAYIKYCEHGGMFQEETDTAIRELMNLKEKPDGIFVASDRLSIGALAVFKELKIKVPKEMVITGFCNADVLDLMCPTLTSVRQPAFEMGQLATDMLLNLIESKYPVHDFEKKILDTSLWVRNS
- a CDS encoding DUF4350 domain-containing protein, which encodes MNKFHLIVSSVLVFTALNGHAQNKKTVMLDSYFNNETKKDTDGKLISWHYKWDEQTNSGFSLWGAEFNKAGFKTSTLYAAPTAQNLKGSSVYIIVDPDTEKESSDPKFVLAADVKAIAEWVKKGGVLVLMGNDAGNAELDHFNTLAKVFGVQFNPDSRGRVTGNQFDMGKIMVPAGDPVFKTAKQLYIKEFSSLAITTPAKSILKDKDGYDVIALSKYGKGSVIIIGDPWLYNEYTDGKKLPAAYDNLKAGTDLIHWISSLIPAGKK
- the kduI gene encoding 5-dehydro-4-deoxy-D-glucuronate isomerase; the protein is MAMKDMKVLHAVHPDDFKTYDTEKIRSRFLLTELKEENKANFAYTHYDRMIVGLVYPVAETVVLENYSNLRADYFLERREIGIINVGGPGSVEADGKIVEVNKLDALYLGKGVKEVKFKSAAAANPAVFYCLSTPAHQAYPVTLLVHADAISTELGSLNTANERRIIKYIHRDGIQSSQLVMGLTILANGSVWNTMPAHTHDRRMEAYFYFDVAEDQRVFHLMGQPQETRHVLMGNHDAIVSPPWSIHSGSGTQNYSFIWGMGGENLDYADMDPVAIQDIR